Proteins found in one Hemibagrus wyckioides isolate EC202008001 linkage group LG23, SWU_Hwy_1.0, whole genome shotgun sequence genomic segment:
- the klhl40b gene encoding kelch-like protein 40b, with the protein MALPIDPMEEPRMYQQTLLQDGLCDLLENDTMVDCVLKIKDKEFPCHRLVLAACSSYFRAFFKSGVEASKQREIVLEDVEPGVMGMILKYLYTSSINVTEQNVQDIFAIANMLQIPSIFTVCVSFLQKRLSLSNCLAIFRLGLMLDCPRLAVSARNFACERFQLIARDEEFLQLNPSELAAILASDSLNVETEQAVFEALLKWVGRDEDSRLEKLPKLLDCVRFRLVPENYFEEQVEQHEWLRSNPEIIKKLQLVKDAYAGKLPEVKKTSKKSKEKTQEEGEEEGEEEDEELLPGILNDNLRFGMFLRDLIFMISDTSSVAYDPTGNDCYVAAISSQIPKNHCSIVTKENQIFVAGGLFFNEQNEEEQLNSYFLQFDPASSDWIGMPPMPSPRFLFSMGEAENSIFVIGGKELKEGEQTLDSVLVYDRQSLKWGESVPLPYPVYAHGTVSHNGIVYVIGGKADSKQCLNRVCAYDAKKGEWKDLAPMKTERSLFGVTVYKDKIYVAGGVTDDGLTDTMEVYDIKSNKWSDFVEFPQERSSLSLITVGNNIYAVGGFAVFPGENSEDLAPREMTDIWRYDEKERKWNGILREIRYASGATVLGVRLNTLRLTKM; encoded by the exons ATGGCTCTGCCGATCGACCCCATGGAGGAGCCTCGAATGTACCAGCAGACGCTGCTGCAGGATGGTCTCTGCGACCTGCTGGAAAACGACACCATGGTGGACTGCGTGCTGAAGATCAAGGACAAGGAGTTCCCCTGCCATCGCCTGGTGCTGGCTGCTTGTAGCTCCTACTTCCGggcattttttaaatcaggtgTGGAAGCTAGCAAACAGCGTGAGATAGTCCTGGAGGATGTTGAACCTGGTGTCATGGGTATGATTCTGAAATACCTCTATACATCAAGCATCAATGTGACTGAGCAGAATGTTCAAGACATCTTCGCAATCGCCAACATGCTCCAGATTCCTTCCATTTTCACAGTGTGTGTCTCCTTCCTCCAGAAGCGCTTGAGTTTGAGCAACTGCCTGGCCATCTTTCGCTTGGGATTGATGCTGGACTGCCCTCGGTTGGCTGTCTCGGCCCGGAATTTCGCCTGTGAGCGTTTTCAGCTGATCGCACGAGACGAGGAGTTCCTACAGCTAAATCCCAGCGAGTTAGCAGCCATCTTGGCCTCGGACTCACTGAACGTGGAAACGGAGCAGGCCGTATTTGAGGCACTACTCAAATGGGTGGGCCGTGACGAGGACAGCCGCCTTGAGAAACTCCCCAAACTCCTGGACTGTGTGCGCTTCCGTCTTGTCCCGGAGAACTATTTTGAAGAGCAGGTGGAGCAACACGAGTGGCTGCGATCTAACCCAGAAATTATCAAGAAGCTGCAGCTGGTCAAAGATGCTTATGCTGGTAAGCTTCCAGAAGTCAAGAAGACCAGTAAGAAAAGCAAGGAGAAGACACAAGAAGAGGGtgaggaagaaggagaagaagaagatgaagagttACTTCCTGGAATTTTGAATGATAATTTAAGGTTTGGCATGTTCCTCAGAGACTTAATATTCATGATAAGTGACACAAGCTCAGTGGCTTACGACCCTACCGGAAACGACTGCTATGTGGCGGCAATATCCAGCCAGATTCCAAAAAACCACTGCAGCATTGTAACCAAAGAGAACCAGATCTTTGTGGCTGGTGGACTTTTCTTCAATGAACAGAATGAAGAGGAGCAGCTGAACTCATACTTTTTACAG TTTGACCCTGCAAGTTCAGATTGGATTGGAATGCCCCCCATGCCCTCACCCCGCTTCCTGTTTAGCATGGGTGAAGCAGAGAACTCCATCTTTGTAATCGGTGGGAAAGAACTAAAGGAAGGAGAACAAACTTTGGACTCGGTCCTAGTTTATGACAGACA ATCTCTCAAATGGGGAGAGTCAGTTCCTCTTCCCTATCCGGTATATGCCCATGGAACTGTGTCTCACAATGGAATTGTGTATGTAATAGGAGGAAAAGCAGACAGCAA ACAGTGCTTGAACAGGGTCTGTGCTTATGACGCGAAGAAAGGTGAATGGAAAGATCTGGCTCCGATGAAGACAGAGCGATCGCTGTTTGGCGTCACCGTTTATAAGGACAAGATCTACGTGGCTGGAGGTGTTACAGACGACGGTCTCACTGACACCATGGAGGTTTATGACATCAAATCAAACAA GTGGTCCGATTTTGTCGAGTTTCCTCAGGAGCGCAGCTCTCTCAGTTTAATCACGGTGGGCAACAACATCTACGCTGTGGGTGGCTTCGCAGTGTTTCCAGGTGAAAACAGTGAGGATCTCGCACCAAGAGAGATGACTGACATTTGGAG GTATGATGAAAAAGAGAGGAAGTGGAACGGTATCCTGAGAGAGATCCGCTATGCTTCTGGTGCCACGGTGTTGGGGGTTCGTCTCAACACACTGAGGCTCACTAAAATGTAA